CAGCAGCTGGACATGGAGTCCAACGGCAAGTCCGTGGACAGGGACGGCAACCCGGTCGAGTGGCAGACCGGACCGGTCGTCTGGGGCACCCCCGGCACCAACGGGCAGCACGCCTACTACCAGCTGATCCACCAGGGCACGAAGGTCATCCCCGCCGACTTCATCGGCTTCGCCGCACCGGTCCACGACCTGCTGCCCGGGCTGATCGCCCAGCACGACCTGCTGATGGCCAACTTCTTCGCCCAGACGCAGGCGCTGGCCTTCGGCAAGACGCCCGACGAGGTGCGTGCGGAGGGCGTCGCCGAGGAGCTCGTCCCCCACAAGACGTTCCGCGGCAACCACCCGACGACCACGATCCTCGCCGAGCGGCTCACCCCGTCGGTGCTCGGCCAGCTGATCGCGCTGTACGAGCACAAGGTCTTCGTCCAGGGTGCCGTCTGGAACATCGACTCCTTCGACCAGTGGGGCGTCGAGCTGGGCAAGGTCCTCGCCAGGAAGATCGAGCCGGTCCTGACCCAGGGCACCGGCGGCGAACAGCTGGACAGTTCGACCGCCGCGCTCGTGTCGACCTACCGCTCGCTGCGGGGTCGCTGAGCCGTGTCCACGGGGGAGGGGAAGATACGTCTCAGGCCGCCGCGCAACACGCCCGCTCCCCGGGCCGTCGGCTGGTGGCGGGCCCGGTGGCTGCTGCTGACCGCGGCCCCGGTGGCGGTCCTGGGCGTCCTGGGCGCGCTCATCGCACCGGCCAGGTTCTGGCTGCTGGTGCCCGCCGCGGTACTTGCCGCGGCGGGCCTGTCGTGCGCCGTCCTCCTCCCCCTCTGGTGGTTCCGCACCCACCGCTGGGAGGTCACCGACGAAGCGGTCTACGTGAGCACCGGGGTCTTCCTGCGGGAATGGCGGATCGCGCCGATGTCACGCATCCAGACCGTGGACACCGTGCGGGGTCCCCTGGAACAGCTCTTCGGGCTGGCCACGGTCACCGTCACCACGGCGTCCGCCAAGGGCGCCGTACGGATCGAGGGGCTGACCCACGAGGTGGCCGCCGAACTCGCGGAGCGGCTGACCCTCATCACCCGGCACACCCCCGGGGACGCGACGTGAGCACGGCGGCCGACAGCGGCCCCGGCTGGCGGCGCGTCCATCCGCGTACGGTGCTGGTCACCGCGCTGGTCACGACCGGAGTCGCGCTCGGCGCCGCCGTGCCGGTGACCGTCGCCCTGGCCGGCCGCCTCGGATACGCGAGGGCCGTCGGCTGGGCCGTGGCGGGAGCCGTGCTGCTGATCGGCTGCGCGGCGGCCGGCGACCACGTGCGGTGGCGGCGCACCCGCTACCGGGTCGGTACCGAGCGCGTCGATCTCCACACCGGGCTGTTCCTGGTGAAGCGCCGTTCCCTGGCCCGCGAGCGGATCCGCAGCGTCGACCTCACCGCCCACCCGCTGCTGCGGATCCTGGGGCTGGTCTCGGTCCGCATCGGCACCGGCGAGCACACCGGTGGCGAGTCCACCCTGGAACTCGACCCCGTCGGCAGGGCCGAGGGTGAGCGGCTGCGCCGCGAACTCCTCGACCGTGTCACCGGCCCGGCCGCCGGCTCGCACCGCGAGGGCGCACTGGCCACCCTCGACATCCGCTGGATCCGCTACGCGCCCGTCTCCTTCGTCGCGCCCATGCTGGGCGGAGCCGCGGCCGGCGGCGTGATGCAGATCAGCGAGTGGGCGGGAGTGCAGGCCGAGGTGATCGACTGGATCGCCGACCGCTTCCGGGACACCCCGCTGGTCCAGGCGATCCTGATCCTGGTCGCCGCGGCCCTGGTCGCCGGTGTCGTAGGGGCTCTCGGGCTCTGGACCGAGATGTGGTGGAACTACCGCCTGGAGCGTGAACCGGGCGGCACCCTGCGGGTCACTCGCGGACTGCTGACCTCGCGCTCCCTGTCCGTCGAGGAGCGCCGGCTGCGCGGGGTGGACCTGGTGGAGCCGCTGGGCGTACGGCTGACGGGCGCCGCCCGGCTGGACGCGATCACGACGGGTCTGGCCAAGGACGAGGAGGCGCACGGCGCCGACCACGACACCCTCCTGCCGGTCGCGCCCCGCCCGCTGGCCGAGGCCATCGCCGCCGAGGTGCTGCGCGAGCCCGGCTCCCCGACCGGGGCACCCCTGACCGCCCACCCCCGCGCCGCCCGGGCCGGCGGCTGCGCCGCGCCCTGACCGTGGTGCTGGTGCCCGTCCTGGTGCAGGTGCTCCTGGGTGCCCTGCTGACGCCCGTGCTGCTGTGGACCGCGCTCGGCTGCGCTGCCGTCGGTGTGCCGCTCGCCGTGGCCCTGGCCCTCGACGCGTACCGGTCACTGGGGCACACACTCAGCGGCCACTACCTGGTGACCCGCTCCGGCACCGTCCGGCGTTCCACCGCGGCGCTGCAGCGGACCGGTGTCATCGGCTGGACGGTGAGGCAGTCGCTCTTCCAGCGGCGGGCCGGGCTGCTGAGCATCACCGCCACGACGGCCGCCGGAGGCGGTGCCTACACGGCGCACGACACCGATGCCTCCGAGGGCCTCGCCTTCGCCTCCGAGGCCGTCCCGGGGCTGCTGGAGCCCTTCCTGGAGCGCACAGGAGACCCCGGCCGGTGACGCACGGCACAGGAGGCCTTCTTCTCAGCGGGGCCGGGGTCGGCAACGATGCTGATCATGAATCCCGCCAGCCGTCGTACGGTCCTCACCGCCCTCGCCACCGCCGCCGTCAGCGGCCCGCTGCTCGGCACGCTCACCGCGAGCCCCGCCCACGCCACCGGTGATCTGGACATCTACACCTCCAACACGGACCTCTACACGAAGCTCGCCGGTCAGGAGGGCGTCGAGTTCTCCCGCCGCTACCGCAGACACGAGTACGCCGACCACTCGCTCCCTCAGAGATACCCGTACAACCGGACCACCGTCATGGCCATGCACGGCGGCGGCATCGAGACCGGCACCTCCGAACTCTGCCTCGCCATAGCCGGCTACCACCCGGCCACGCTCGACCCCCTCGCGGACGGCCACGGGGTGTTCGACTACTGGATGTTCGAGGGACTGCGCTCCTCGGGCAACCGCGACCTGCACGTCACCGCCAAGAACTGCGACGACCACGTCGCCCTCTCCATGTCGGCGAGCAGCCTCAACGTCCTCAGCCTGCACGGCTGTACGGCGGCGCAGGCGGGCACCGTCCCGCAGGCCGTGGTCGTCGGGGGACTGAACACCCGCTTCAAGACCCTGCTCAAGGCCGAGTTCGACGCCGCCGGCATCGCCTGGCGGGACGGCAACGAGGTGCCCGACCTGGCAGGGGTCAACACCGACAACCCGTGCAACCGCACCATGCTCGCCAAGGGCGGTCAGCTGGAGCTCACCACGGAGCTGCGCGCCGCCATGTTCACGGTCAACACCCGTGCGGGCCGGGCCGGCAGCACGACCGAGGTATTCGACCGTTTCACCGGCGCCTGCCGGGCCGCCGTCACGAAGCTGGAGCAGGGAACGGACCAGATCGTGCTCTGACCCCGGGCGGAGTGCTCCCGCACGGGGGCGCTCAGGGAAAAGGTCCGGCCCCGCTCGATCGAGCGGGGCCGGACCTTCCACGACGTACTACGCCGACGCGGGCGGATACAGCGCGCGCGGCAGCTTCGAGGCCGCCGCGGCGTCCAGCAGCCACAGCGTGCGGCTGCGGCCGTAGGCCCCGGCCGCCGGGGCCTGGATCTCCCCGGCCCCGGACAGCGCGATCTCCGCCGCCTCGGCCTTGTCCTCACCCGCGGCCAGCAGCCACACCTCACGCGCCGCCCGGATGGCGGGCAGGGTGAGCGAGACACGGGTGGGCGGCGGCTTGGGAGCGCCGTGCACACCGACCACGGTGCGCTCGGTCTCCCGCACCGCGGGCAGCTCCGGGAAGAGCGACGCGACATGGGTGTCCGGGCCGACGCCCAGCATCAGCACGTCGAACGTCGGGACGGGCCCGTGGTCCTCCGGACCCGCCGCGGCGGCGAGTTCCGCCGCGTAACCCGCGGCGGCGGAGTCGGCGTCCCCGCCGTACGGTCCGTCGGACGCGGGCATCGCGTGGATCCGGGAGGGGTCCAGATCCACCTTGTCCAGCAGGGCCTCACGGGCCTGCGTGACATTGCGTTCCGGATCCCCCTCGGGCAGGAACCGCTCGTCGCCCCACCACAGGTCGAGCCGCGACCAGTCGATCGCGTCCCGGGCCGGTGAGTCGGCCAGCGCGGCCAGCAGACCGTTGCCGTTGCGCCCCCCGGTGAGGACCACCGAGGCGGAACCGCGGGCGGTCTGGGCGTCCACGATCTTCGTGATCAGCCTGGCCGCCGCGGCCTGGGCCATCAGCTCCTTGTCGCGGTGCACGACGAGCTGCGGAGCACTCACTTCGACGCCGCCTTCTTGGCCGCCGCCTTCTTCGCGGCCGGGGCGGCGGCGCCTGTGGGCTCCTGCCGCTTCTGCCCCGAACCGACGGACGAGGCCTCCGTGGGACCGCCGAGACGCTCCACACCGAACTTCACCGTGGACTCGTAGATGTTGTCCGGGTCCAGCCGGCGCAGCTCCTCCGCGAGGAGCTCGGCGGTCTCCCGCCGCTTCAGCGCGACCGCACGGTCCGGCTGGCCGGCCATGCAGAGCGTCGCCAGGGAACCGTCGGGACGGTCCAGGACGATCACGCCGTTCTTGGTCTCCAGCCGCACCGCCGTCAGACCCGGACCCCCTGAGAGGGTCCGCTCGACCGGGACGCCGAGCCGGTCCGCGAGCCACATCGCGAGCAGTTCGCAGCTCGGGTTGTCGGACTCGCCCTCGACCGTCGCCGAGATGACCTGGGCGGGCTGCTGGTCGAGCGCCGCCGCCAGCATGGAGCGCCACGGTGTGATGCGCGTCCAGGCCAGGTCGGTGTCCCCGGGCCGGTACGTCGCCGCACGCACCGACAGCTCGTCGAGCGGGTGCTCGGCGGAGTAGGTGTCGGTGATGCGGCGCTGGGCGAGTGCTCCCAGCGGGTCCTTGGCCGGATCCGCAGGGGCGTCCTCGGGCCACCACGCCACCACCGGGGCGTCCGGCAGCAGCAGCGGCAGGACGACGGACTGGGCGTGGTTGGCCAGCTCGCCGTGCAGACGCAGGACGACGGTCTCGCCCGAGCCGGCGTCGGAGCCGACCCGGATCTCGGCGTCGAGCCGGGCGTCGCGGCGCGCACGCGGCGAACGGCTGACCCTCTTGATCACCACGATGATCCGCGAGGGGTGCTCGCGCGAGGAGTCGTTCGCCGCCTTGAGGGCGTCGTACGCGTTCTCCTCGTCCGTGACGATGACGAGGGTGAGCACCATGCCGACGGCGGGGGAGCCGATGTCACGGCGGGCCGAGATGAGGGCCTGGTTGATCTTGCTGGACGTGGTTTCCGTGAGATCGATCTTCATGGCCGGCGCCAGCTCCGTCCGTCGCGTGCGAGCATGTCGTCCGCCTCGGCCGGACCCCAGGTGCCGGCCGCGTACCGGGCGGGCTTGCCGTGCTTGTCCCAGTACTCCTCGATCGGGTCGAGGATGTTCCAGGAGAGCTCGACCTCCTGGTGGCGCGGGAAGAGGTTGGCGTCGCCGAGCAGTACATCGAGGATGAGCCGCTCGTACGCCTCGGGGCTGGACTCCGTGAAGGACTCGCCGTAGGCGAAGTCCATCGTGACGTCCCGCACCTCCATGGACGTGCCGGGGACCTTGGAGCCGAACCTGACGGTGACCCCCTCGTCCGGCTGCACCCGGATGACCAGGGCGTTCCCGCCCAGCTCCTCCGTCGCGCCTGACTCGAACGGCAGGTACGGGGCCCGCTTGAAGACGACCGCGATCTCCGTGACCCGGCGGCCGAGCCGCTTTCCGGTACGCAGGTAGAACGGCACCCCGGCCCAGCGGCGGTTGTTGATCGTCAGCTTGATCGCGGCGAAGGTGTCCGTCTTCGACTTGGGGTCGATGCCGTCCTCCTCGAGGTAGCCGGGCACCTCCTGACCGCCCTGCCACGCGTGCGTGTACTGCCCGCGCACCGTGTGGCTGCCGAGGTCCTCGGGCAGCTCCACGGCCGTGAGCACCTTCAGCTTCTCCGCCACCAGGGCCTTCGGGTGGAAGGAGCCGGGCTCCTCCATCGCCGTCAGCGCCAGCAGCTGGAGCAGGTGGTTCTGGATGACGTCACGGGCGGCGCC
The DNA window shown above is from Streptomyces sp. Alt3 and carries:
- a CDS encoding PH domain-containing protein encodes the protein MSTGEGKIRLRPPRNTPAPRAVGWWRARWLLLTAAPVAVLGVLGALIAPARFWLLVPAAVLAAAGLSCAVLLPLWWFRTHRWEVTDEAVYVSTGVFLREWRIAPMSRIQTVDTVRGPLEQLFGLATVTVTTASAKGAVRIEGLTHEVAAELAERLTLITRHTPGDAT
- a CDS encoding poly-gamma-glutamate hydrolase family protein; this encodes MNPASRRTVLTALATAAVSGPLLGTLTASPAHATGDLDIYTSNTDLYTKLAGQEGVEFSRRYRRHEYADHSLPQRYPYNRTTVMAMHGGGIETGTSELCLAIAGYHPATLDPLADGHGVFDYWMFEGLRSSGNRDLHVTAKNCDDHVALSMSASSLNVLSLHGCTAAQAGTVPQAVVVGGLNTRFKTLLKAEFDAAGIAWRDGNEVPDLAGVNTDNPCNRTMLAKGGQLELTTELRAAMFTVNTRAGRAGSTTEVFDRFTGACRAAVTKLEQGTDQIVL
- the pgl gene encoding 6-phosphogluconolactonase, coding for MSAPQLVVHRDKELMAQAAAARLITKIVDAQTARGSASVVLTGGRNGNGLLAALADSPARDAIDWSRLDLWWGDERFLPEGDPERNVTQAREALLDKVDLDPSRIHAMPASDGPYGGDADSAAAGYAAELAAAAGPEDHGPVPTFDVLMLGVGPDTHVASLFPELPAVRETERTVVGVHGAPKPPPTRVSLTLPAIRAAREVWLLAAGEDKAEAAEIALSGAGEIQAPAAGAYGRSRTLWLLDAAAASKLPRALYPPASA
- the opcA gene encoding glucose-6-phosphate dehydrogenase assembly protein OpcA, translated to MKIDLTETTSSKINQALISARRDIGSPAVGMVLTLVIVTDEENAYDALKAANDSSREHPSRIIVVIKRVSRSPRARRDARLDAEIRVGSDAGSGETVVLRLHGELANHAQSVVLPLLLPDAPVVAWWPEDAPADPAKDPLGALAQRRITDTYSAEHPLDELSVRAATYRPGDTDLAWTRITPWRSMLAAALDQQPAQVISATVEGESDNPSCELLAMWLADRLGVPVERTLSGGPGLTAVRLETKNGVIVLDRPDGSLATLCMAGQPDRAVALKRRETAELLAEELRRLDPDNIYESTVKFGVERLGGPTEASSVGSGQKRQEPTGAAAPAAKKAAAKKAASK
- the zwf gene encoding glucose-6-phosphate dehydrogenase — translated: MSGVPGANPLRDAQDRRLPRIAGPSGLVIFGVTGDLSRKKLMPAVYDLANRGLLPPGFSLIGFARRDWEDEDFAQVVHDAVKEHSRTPFREEVWQQLSQGMRFVQGTFDDDDAFETLRSTIEELDKAQGTGGNFAFYLSVPPKFFPKVVQQLKKHGLADQKEGSWRRAVIEKPFGHDLGSAQELNQLVHDVFPPNEVFRIDHYLGKETVQNILALRFANTMWEPIWNRSYVDHVQITMAEDIGIGGRAGYYDGIGAARDVIQNHLLQLLALTAMEEPGSFHPKALVAEKLKVLTAVELPEDLGSHTVRGQYTHAWQGGQEVPGYLEEDGIDPKSKTDTFAAIKLTINNRRWAGVPFYLRTGKRLGRRVTEIAVVFKRAPYLPFESGATEELGGNALVIRVQPDEGVTVRFGSKVPGTSMEVRDVTMDFAYGESFTESSPEAYERLILDVLLGDANLFPRHQEVELSWNILDPIEEYWDKHGKPARYAAGTWGPAEADDMLARDGRSWRRP